In a single window of the Hydrogenobaculum sp. 3684 genome:
- the murI gene encoding glutamate racemase, with translation MKIGMFDSGVGGLTVLKSVRKVYDKVDIVYLGDTARVPYGIKSKETIITYAKESANFLINQNVDVILIACNSVSANAMEALQEMFGIPIVGVIEAGVEAALKSSKTKHVGIIGTSATINSNKYQERLEAFNIKTYAKACPLFVPIVEEKLINTDISKKTVEFYLKEFKDLKDIDTLILGCTHYPLLEEDIKAFLPHINLVSSSDAIISYINNIVKNEGNATTELYFTDISQNTSELVEYIMGQKYDLKYVNVESLALNC, from the coding sequence ATGAAAATAGGGATGTTTGATTCGGGCGTAGGTGGGCTTACTGTTTTAAAATCTGTGAGAAAAGTCTACGATAAAGTTGATATTGTTTATCTTGGGGATACGGCTAGGGTACCCTATGGCATAAAATCAAAAGAGACTATCATCACCTATGCAAAAGAAAGTGCAAACTTTTTGATAAATCAAAACGTAGATGTGATACTTATAGCCTGCAACAGTGTTAGTGCCAACGCCATGGAAGCGCTTCAAGAGATGTTTGGTATACCTATAGTGGGGGTTATAGAAGCTGGAGTTGAGGCTGCTCTTAAAAGCTCAAAAACAAAGCATGTAGGTATTATAGGCACTAGCGCCACTATAAACAGCAACAAATATCAAGAACGTTTAGAGGCTTTTAATATAAAAACCTATGCAAAAGCATGCCCTCTTTTTGTGCCCATAGTAGAAGAAAAACTTATAAACACAGACATATCAAAAAAGACGGTGGAGTTTTATCTAAAAGAGTTTAAAGATTTAAAAGATATAGATACCCTCATTCTTGGATGCACCCATTACCCACTTTTAGAAGAGGATATAAAAGCGTTTTTACCGCATATAAACTTGGTGAGCTCTTCAGACGCTATAATATCTTATATAAACAATATCGTTAAAAACGAAGGAAATGCTACTACAGAGCTTTATTTTACAGATATATCACAAAACACATCAGAGCTTGTGGAGTATATAATGGGACAAAAATACGATTTAAAATATGTAAATGTAGAGAGTTTAGCGCTTAACTGCTAA
- a CDS encoding sulfurtransferase TusA family protein yields MSDFEINKELDITGEVCPFTFVKSKLVLETMEKGEVLRVIVDYEPSAVSVPKSMRDEGQEVLATNKIGDNKWEIIVRKAR; encoded by the coding sequence ATGAGTGATTTTGAAATAAATAAAGAGCTTGATATTACTGGGGAAGTATGCCCTTTTACATTTGTAAAGAGTAAGCTTGTGCTTGAGACGATGGAAAAAGGAGAAGTTTTGAGGGTTATAGTAGATTACGAACCGTCGGCGGTGAGCGTACCAAAAAGCATGAGAGATGAAGGTCAGGAAGTGTTAGCCACCAACAAGATAGGCGATAACAAGTGGGAAATCATCGTTAGAAAAGCAAGATGA
- a CDS encoding 6-carboxytetrahydropterin synthase: MWYISKTFRFEAGHRVWKQNLSCSRGSSLGSDCIENKCVNLHGHSYEIEVVLCSNVLDNQDMVMDFHHLKSALNPLIDQFDHSFIIDKNDPLFEAFKKINQDFGLKLTTVDFCPTAEALAKYIYDYVKEKFEKAGLLNEVDIYKVVVWETKTSKAEYIGERL, from the coding sequence ATGTGGTATATATCAAAAACATTTAGGTTTGAAGCAGGTCATAGAGTTTGGAAACAAAACCTATCTTGCTCAAGAGGATCAAGTCTTGGTTCTGATTGTATAGAAAATAAGTGTGTAAACTTACATGGGCACAGTTATGAAATAGAAGTTGTGCTTTGTTCAAACGTACTTGATAATCAGGATATGGTGATGGATTTTCATCATCTTAAAAGCGCATTAAACCCTCTTATAGACCAATTTGATCATAGTTTTATAATAGATAAAAACGATCCTTTGTTTGAGGCTTTTAAAAAAATAAACCAAGATTTTGGATTAAAACTTACGACAGTGGATTTTTGCCCTACAGCGGAAGCCTTGGCAAAGTATATATACGATTATGTAAAAGAGAAATTTGAAAAAGCAGGACTTTTAAACGAAGTAGATATATATAAAGTAGTTGTTTGGGAAACAAAAACCTCAAAAGCTGAATACATAGGAGAAAGACTATGA
- the ispD gene encoding 2-C-methyl-D-erythritol 4-phosphate cytidylyltransferase: MPSLILLAAGIGKRAGIKKQFIKFKDMPLYNFTLRKVADLFNEIIMTVPQDVEHSILYDAHKFGAKFVYGGAERQDSVRFALEVVKEDIVVIHDSARPFASREVFKKVMELENYDGKIAAAKARDTIKKLENGVLRTIQRDNMWLAQTPQCFKTDVIKLCHEKALEDGIKATDDAYLLEYYGYSVGIVESSYWNIKLTYPEDIPFFDKLLQR; encoded by the coding sequence ATGCCCTCTTTGATACTTTTAGCGGCTGGAATTGGCAAAAGAGCCGGTATAAAAAAACAGTTTATAAAGTTTAAAGATATGCCACTATACAATTTTACTCTAAGAAAAGTGGCAGATCTTTTCAACGAGATAATCATGACAGTGCCCCAAGATGTGGAACATTCTATTTTATACGATGCTCATAAGTTTGGAGCAAAGTTTGTATATGGGGGCGCGGAAAGACAAGATTCTGTAAGGTTTGCATTGGAAGTGGTAAAAGAGGATATAGTGGTAATACACGATAGCGCAAGGCCCTTTGCCAGCCGAGAGGTGTTTAAAAAGGTGATGGAGCTTGAAAACTACGACGGGAAAATAGCAGCGGCAAAAGCAAGAGATACTATAAAAAAATTAGAAAACGGTGTTTTAAGAACTATTCAAAGGGATAACATGTGGTTGGCCCAAACCCCCCAATGTTTTAAAACAGATGTTATAAAACTTTGCCATGAAAAAGCCTTAGAAGATGGTATAAAAGCCACTGACGATGCTTACTTATTGGAATATTATGGATACAGCGTAGGTATAGTAGAATCCTCTTATTGGAACATAAAACTCACCTATCCTGAGGATATTCCGTTTTTTGATAAACTTTTGCAAAGATAA
- a CDS encoding DsrE/DsrF/DrsH-like family protein produces MEQKAPDLVIILLTGPENPARLPSAFFLASTAAAEDMNVVMYFTGPSTQLLKKGVAENTYPMQGGQPISYFINLARQNGVQMIACKQSLDLNGMKEEDLAYDFPLLTPTAALPSLGMAGKVVTW; encoded by the coding sequence ATGGAACAAAAAGCCCCAGATTTGGTTATCATTCTGTTAACCGGTCCAGAAAACCCAGCAAGGTTGCCATCTGCGTTTTTCTTGGCATCCACTGCAGCTGCCGAAGACATGAACGTAGTTATGTATTTCACAGGACCATCCACACAGCTTCTTAAAAAAGGTGTAGCTGAAAACACATACCCAATGCAAGGTGGACAGCCAATATCTTACTTTATCAACTTAGCCCGTCAAAATGGTGTGCAAATGATCGCTTGCAAGCAATCCCTTGACCTAAACGGTATGAAAGAAGAAGATTTAGCTTACGATTTTCCGCTTCTAACACCAACGGCGGCACTACCAAGTCTCGGAATGGCTGGCAAAGTAGTAACCTGGTAA
- a CDS encoding helix-turn-helix transcriptional regulator has translation MDYERLGKFLKKKRKEKGWTQDEIAKRVGLSRQTISKIENGVMARVSLIHMEALLRLIGYDMCIIPHNPFSKEEPFMCKEDLEWEE, from the coding sequence ATGGATTATGAAAGATTAGGAAAGTTTTTAAAGAAAAAAAGAAAAGAAAAAGGATGGACTCAAGACGAGATCGCCAAAAGGGTAGGACTAAGCAGGCAAACCATCAGCAAAATAGAAAACGGAGTAATGGCAAGAGTTAGCCTAATTCATATGGAAGCTCTTTTAAGACTTATAGGCTACGATATGTGCATAATCCCCCACAATCCCTTTAGCAAAGAAGAGCCCTTTATGTGTAAAGAAGACTTAGAATGGGAAGAGTAA
- a CDS encoding DsrE family protein → MNILIVVTSNPFSKDFDSVYKLSKALVGKADVTIFLSGNGTYWLSYDMTKQFLDIGVKIIYCAHSARQRGIEESIKSQNFISSSSYDMFRKISEFDKVINFN, encoded by the coding sequence ATGAATATCCTTATAGTAGTTACATCAAACCCTTTTTCAAAAGATTTTGACAGCGTATACAAACTATCTAAAGCCCTTGTAGGTAAAGCTGATGTAACGATTTTTTTAAGCGGCAACGGCACTTATTGGCTTAGCTACGATATGACAAAGCAATTTTTAGATATAGGTGTTAAGATAATATATTGCGCTCACTCAGCACGCCAAAGAGGCATCGAAGAGTCTATAAAATCTCAAAATTTCATATCAAGCTCTTCTTACGATATGTTTAGAAAAATATCAGAGTTTGACAAGGTGATAAACTTTAACTGA
- a CDS encoding type II toxin-antitoxin system HipA family toxin — translation MDIKVICNGKPVGTLFEGDQSKGLKEYVFEYLAFKESDIYSLYNSISLSMPSSQRIYVSKLYLHPFFDSFLPEGYLFEILKDLINKREGKVDDFAMLGYLAPGIEGRVSFEGESLPVPTNISLEDIITNDTWDTFRELLYMFLQKNAISGVQPKTIAVIKDKTSLDFKEFIVKTYGDEYPNLVENEYFCMKTIEKIGVKIPKIYMSENKRFLVIEKFIYDEKGYLGFEEVGSILGRRRYDKYEGSYEQIAKAIKKLSTDTLKDLETYYKMIVLNFLIKNGDAHNKNFGFLYKSDMSYIWLAPAYDVVCTTVYIKDDKPALFLGGTKRWVSKKELVEFGLKYCALEEKTAIEIFNNCQQALAESIDDIKSYIKQNKNFQEIGNRIIKEWEHSLNQT, via the coding sequence ATGGACATAAAAGTGATTTGCAATGGTAAACCAGTGGGAACGTTGTTTGAAGGGGATCAGTCTAAAGGTTTAAAAGAATACGTATTTGAGTATTTGGCTTTTAAAGAATCAGATATATACAGTCTTTACAATAGCATATCGTTGTCTATGCCTTCTTCTCAGCGTATATATGTAAGCAAGTTGTATCTTCATCCGTTTTTTGATAGTTTTTTGCCAGAAGGTTATTTGTTTGAGATTTTAAAAGATTTGATAAATAAAAGGGAAGGAAAAGTAGATGATTTTGCTATGTTGGGTTATCTTGCACCGGGCATAGAAGGAAGGGTAAGCTTTGAGGGCGAATCTTTGCCAGTACCCACAAACATAAGCCTTGAAGATATAATAACAAACGATACATGGGATACTTTTAGAGAGCTTTTATACATGTTTCTTCAAAAAAATGCCATATCTGGGGTTCAACCAAAGACGATAGCGGTGATTAAAGATAAAACCAGTTTAGATTTTAAAGAGTTTATAGTAAAAACCTATGGGGATGAATATCCTAACCTTGTAGAAAACGAATACTTTTGTATGAAGACAATAGAAAAGATTGGTGTTAAAATACCAAAGATCTACATGTCAGAAAACAAAAGATTTTTGGTGATTGAAAAATTTATTTACGACGAAAAGGGGTATTTGGGCTTTGAAGAAGTGGGCTCAATCTTAGGAAGAAGAAGATACGACAAATACGAAGGCAGCTATGAGCAAATAGCCAAAGCAATAAAAAAACTCTCCACAGACACACTAAAAGATCTTGAAACGTATTATAAGATGATAGTTTTAAACTTTCTTATTAAAAACGGTGATGCACACAACAAAAATTTTGGATTTCTTTATAAGTCAGATATGTCTTATATTTGGCTTGCCCCAGCTTACGATGTAGTATGCACAACTGTTTATATAAAAGACGATAAACCAGCTCTATTTTTAGGAGGGACAAAAAGATGGGTAAGTAAAAAGGAATTGGTAGAATTTGGATTAAAGTATTGCGCTTTAGAAGAAAAAACCGCAATAGAGATATTTAACAATTGTCAACAAGCGTTAGCAGAAAGCATTGATGATATTAAAAGCTATATAAAACAAAATAAAAACTTCCAAGAAATTGGAAATAGGATCATAAAAGAATGGGAACATTCTTTAAATCAAACATAA
- a CDS encoding SDR family oxidoreductase gives MAIIITGARRIGFYVAKRLLEEGKDVAVVYNSKNPCDEIDGIFCIKRDLSKDSSGIANIVFEKFGKIEAFVHMASPYYKVPINNFSIEEYRYYNAIIVEAFLNIGIEAFKLMMKNEGHIKGRIVGFGDWAIMHTPYKDYAPYFVAKAGLHGAVLTLAKEFAPHVLVNALALGPVLKPDDMEDEEWQKVITNTPLKKEVSLHDIYNVLKLFLETTSITGAILPIDGGRHVKGVSS, from the coding sequence ATGGCTATTATAATCACTGGGGCAAGAAGGATAGGTTTTTATGTGGCAAAGAGGCTTTTGGAAGAGGGTAAAGACGTGGCTGTTGTGTATAACAGTAAAAACCCTTGCGATGAGATAGATGGTATTTTTTGTATAAAAAGAGATTTATCTAAAGATTCTTCTGGGATAGCAAATATTGTATTTGAAAAGTTTGGCAAAATAGAGGCTTTTGTGCATATGGCATCACCTTATTACAAGGTACCTATAAACAATTTTAGCATAGAAGAGTATAGGTATTACAACGCTATCATAGTAGAGGCTTTTTTAAATATTGGTATAGAGGCTTTTAAGCTGATGATGAAAAATGAAGGCCATATAAAAGGTAGGATCGTAGGTTTTGGGGACTGGGCTATAATGCATACTCCTTATAAAGACTATGCTCCTTATTTTGTGGCAAAAGCTGGGCTTCACGGGGCTGTTCTTACGCTTGCCAAAGAGTTTGCCCCTCATGTTTTGGTGAATGCTTTGGCTTTGGGACCTGTGTTAAAACCAGATGATATGGAAGATGAAGAATGGCAAAAGGTTATAACAAACACACCTTTAAAGAAGGAAGTAAGTCTTCATGATATATATAACGTTTTAAAGCTTTTCTTAGAAACTACTTCTATAACAGGTGCTATACTTCCAATAGACGGCGGAAGGCATGTAAAGGGTGTTAGCAGTTAA
- a CDS encoding DsrE family protein has protein sequence MISFILKSESFSWKAHEGLRLAAASGITNDTNVIFTGDGIYAITKWRPEALGLASFEKMLEQMSMLNINFYAENSCVESRGLKAFEFIIEPKIISSEEVKDLIHKSKAVLVW, from the coding sequence ATGATAAGCTTTATACTTAAATCAGAGTCTTTTTCTTGGAAAGCCCACGAAGGGTTGAGGCTTGCCGCTGCAAGCGGTATAACAAACGATACGAATGTAATATTTACCGGAGACGGTATATACGCTATAACAAAATGGCGCCCAGAAGCCTTAGGACTAGCCAGCTTTGAAAAGATGTTAGAACAAATGAGTATGTTAAACATAAACTTTTACGCAGAAAACTCTTGTGTAGAATCAAGGGGTTTAAAGGCTTTTGAATTTATCATAGAACCAAAGATTATATCCTCTGAAGAAGTCAAAGACCTGATACACAAATCTAAAGCGGTGCTTGTATGGTAG
- a CDS encoding HDOD domain-containing protein: MNNRKHLRFYTHIETQYGIIKNISYQGALIELSSQDILKTLLENDNFSINILGEEVKAKVVSDNMNQIKNSKDRGTPGDRGILVNRGILVNRGILVGIVFEKPISKDTLQKAIKLHKKPEHIRKEPKFKIEIDTLEAFEAHDFIKRVMPIIMELTDENTNVDKIYALIRNMPKLEEDILKIANNAYSNKGIDIKDIKSAIIRLGLSRIRDFTLKAISKEAITEYKDELKELTEIEKILILQTAIFDNICQIACTQRSRFYDLLVLSMIDGLLIVIDFLNKNKYNDIKTQILNLVKTPSKLYSYISRIFEKDTFGKDMIKLNKEYFEKVFYGFDDFIKSIIIGYNTYAPYYKYSTTNKLQLSKQAINLSFTIHLSILGTKFIMQNDEKAGFIMLNRLNRFGIDSIKFSSFLKNIINDANLTIRDLGVSKEVCHRHFSELSKGYANSLDSKCDNITLSTSIQKINYIPNIEGENAKEQTKIEIPNTLQNFYNIFTQTLTKLKRVCVRYEDKAYTMLKIENLINFIKETQKGVFGVIDLNTFEIPSYEDISFLDILVLKDIGNIEDIGKLKAILDSFEGYIIMTLRNDIDLETTNNGLFNIIVEFTIEFPSYMEDDELYADLIKSAKNLLKKDFGINQEIASEDLRYDLKSIVRKVINNNFNIY; this comes from the coding sequence TTGAACAATAGAAAACATCTAAGATTTTATACACATATAGAAACTCAATATGGCATTATAAAAAATATATCCTACCAAGGTGCTCTAATAGAACTATCAAGCCAAGATATTCTAAAAACTCTATTAGAAAATGATAACTTTTCCATAAACATACTAGGAGAAGAGGTTAAAGCCAAGGTAGTCTCAGATAATATGAATCAAATCAAAAATTCTAAAGATCGTGGCACACCTGGAGATCGTGGTATACTTGTAAACCGTGGTATACTTGTAAATCGTGGCATACTTGTAGGAATCGTATTTGAAAAGCCCATATCAAAAGATACATTACAAAAAGCCATAAAACTACACAAAAAACCAGAGCACATAAGAAAAGAGCCAAAATTTAAGATAGAAATAGATACATTAGAAGCTTTTGAAGCTCATGATTTTATAAAAAGAGTAATGCCTATTATAATGGAGCTTACCGATGAAAACACCAATGTAGATAAAATATATGCTCTTATTAGAAACATGCCAAAATTAGAAGAAGATATATTAAAGATTGCAAACAACGCTTATTCAAACAAAGGCATAGATATAAAAGATATAAAATCCGCCATTATAAGACTTGGACTCTCAAGGATAAGGGATTTTACATTAAAAGCTATATCAAAAGAAGCTATTACAGAGTATAAAGATGAGCTAAAAGAACTAACAGAAATAGAGAAAATACTTATACTTCAAACAGCCATCTTTGACAACATATGCCAAATCGCTTGCACCCAAAGAAGTAGATTTTATGACCTTCTTGTGCTATCTATGATAGATGGACTTCTTATCGTTATAGATTTCCTAAACAAAAACAAATACAACGATATTAAAACCCAAATACTAAATTTAGTAAAAACACCATCAAAATTATACTCTTATATATCAAGAATATTTGAAAAAGATACGTTTGGAAAAGATATGATAAAATTAAACAAAGAATATTTCGAAAAGGTATTTTACGGTTTTGATGATTTCATTAAAAGCATTATCATTGGTTACAATACTTATGCCCCATACTACAAATACAGCACCACTAATAAATTACAACTATCAAAGCAAGCCATAAACCTATCTTTTACAATACATCTTTCTATCCTAGGTACAAAGTTTATAATGCAAAACGATGAAAAGGCTGGATTTATCATGTTAAATAGATTAAATAGGTTTGGTATAGATAGCATAAAGTTTTCAAGCTTTTTAAAAAATATCATAAACGACGCAAACCTGACAATAAGAGACTTGGGAGTTTCAAAAGAAGTGTGCCATAGGCATTTCTCTGAGCTATCGAAAGGCTATGCCAATTCCTTAGATTCGAAATGCGATAATATCACTCTAAGCACTTCTATACAGAAAATAAACTACATCCCAAATATAGAAGGTGAAAATGCAAAAGAACAAACAAAAATAGAAATACCAAATACCCTTCAAAATTTTTACAATATATTCACACAAACGCTTACAAAATTAAAAAGGGTTTGCGTAAGATACGAAGATAAGGCTTATACAATGTTAAAAATAGAAAACCTCATAAACTTTATAAAAGAAACCCAAAAAGGTGTATTTGGAGTAATAGATTTAAATACGTTTGAAATACCCTCTTACGAAGATATAAGCTTTTTAGATATCTTAGTGTTAAAAGATATAGGCAACATAGAAGATATAGGCAAGCTAAAAGCAATACTAGATAGTTTTGAAGGGTATATAATAATGACTCTAAGAAACGATATAGATTTAGAAACTACAAACAACGGGCTTTTTAATATCATTGTAGAATTTACAATAGAATTTCCCTCTTACATGGAAGACGATGAGCTTTACGCTGATCTTATTAAAAGCGCAAAAAACTTGTTAAAAAAAGACTTTGGTATAAATCAAGAGATAGCTTCAGAAGATCTACGATACGATTTAAAATCAATTGTAAGAAAAGTAATTAACAACAACTTTAATATATATTAA
- a CDS encoding ATP-binding protein, producing the protein MKRKDVFKQVIVEFHQWTLPKLLNRNIELPLNTNKIISLIGPRRSGKTYVMFQTIKKLLNSVPIERILYVNFEDERLDISSDELGSLIEAYKELYPDIPLNDVYIFFDEIQNVEGWETFVRRIYDKYTKNIYITGSNSKLLSKEIATALRGRTLTYEVFPLSFQEFLKFKGFYFEEIDFYNIEKRAILKKAFLDYLNYGAFPEVVFFDDKSLKLKTLQNYFEVMFYRDLVERYKIKNHIALKYFIKRVVENIGSMLSINNIYNELKSQAHKIAKDSLYEYLEMLQDIYFLFVVKKYNKSILKSELQKKAYLIDNGLLNALSFSFKENMGILLENAMIKELLTKGYDIFFFKEKKECDIIAYDHNHFIPIQITYEMSLSQTKQREIEGILEASKYLGSKEGIILTFDEKDEISINGIDIKILPAYYYLLFQL; encoded by the coding sequence ATGAAAAGGAAAGATGTATTTAAGCAAGTTATAGTTGAGTTCCATCAATGGACACTTCCTAAGCTTTTAAATAGAAATATAGAGCTCCCTTTAAACACCAATAAGATAATATCTTTGATAGGCCCAAGAAGAAGCGGTAAAACTTACGTTATGTTTCAAACTATAAAAAAGCTCCTTAATAGTGTACCTATAGAAAGGATTTTGTATGTAAACTTTGAAGATGAAAGGCTTGATATCTCATCAGATGAGCTTGGTTCACTAATTGAGGCTTACAAAGAGCTATATCCTGATATACCCTTAAACGATGTATACATATTTTTTGATGAGATTCAAAACGTAGAAGGCTGGGAAACCTTTGTAAGAAGGATTTACGATAAATATACAAAAAATATATACATCACCGGTTCAAATTCAAAGCTTTTATCAAAAGAAATAGCCACGGCTCTAAGGGGTAGGACTTTGACATATGAGGTGTTTCCGCTCTCCTTTCAAGAGTTTTTAAAGTTTAAGGGCTTTTATTTTGAAGAAATAGATTTCTACAATATAGAAAAAAGAGCCATTTTAAAAAAGGCGTTTTTAGATTATCTTAACTACGGGGCTTTCCCGGAGGTGGTTTTTTTTGATGATAAAAGCCTAAAACTAAAAACTTTACAAAATTACTTTGAAGTGATGTTTTATAGGGATTTGGTGGAAAGATACAAAATAAAAAACCACATCGCATTGAAGTACTTTATAAAAAGAGTGGTGGAAAACATCGGAAGTATGTTGTCTATAAACAATATATACAACGAGCTAAAGTCCCAAGCTCATAAGATAGCCAAAGACAGTTTATACGAATATCTTGAGATGCTTCAGGATATATACTTTCTTTTTGTTGTAAAAAAATACAACAAATCTATCTTAAAATCTGAACTCCAGAAAAAAGCTTATTTGATAGACAACGGCCTTTTAAACGCTCTTAGTTTTTCTTTCAAAGAAAATATGGGCATACTTTTAGAAAATGCCATGATAAAAGAACTACTAACAAAAGGCTACGATATTTTCTTTTTTAAAGAAAAAAAAGAATGCGATATAATAGCCTACGATCACAACCACTTTATACCAATACAGATAACTTACGAAATGAGCTTATCTCAAACCAAGCAAAGGGAGATAGAAGGTATCTTAGAAGCTTCTAAGTATTTGGGTTCAAAAGAGGGTATCATACTCACCTTTGATGAAAAAGACGAGATAAGTATAAATGGGATAGATATAAAAATATTACCAGCTTATTACTATCTTCTTTTTCAATTATAA
- a CDS encoding sulfurtransferase TusB — protein sequence MVENPNTIWLVRRFGDFKSSLPSENDIVVLIQDAVLRAPNKNWYLCKEDVSARGLKVQEEFLLSWEDISKLILKAKNVVVW from the coding sequence ATGGTAGAAAATCCAAATACAATCTGGCTTGTAAGAAGGTTTGGGGATTTTAAAAGTAGCTTACCATCGGAGAACGATATAGTGGTACTTATACAAGATGCAGTATTAAGAGCACCAAATAAAAATTGGTATCTATGCAAAGAAGATGTGTCTGCAAGAGGTCTAAAGGTCCAAGAAGAGTTCTTGCTTAGCTGGGAAGATATATCAAAACTCATATTAAAAGCCAAAAACGTGGTGGTGTGGTAA
- a CDS encoding NADH ubiquinone dehydrogenase: MLNILKSFLKEGIKTEDITPYNEQNIVIYKKLPKHLKGSLNIRHVDCGSCNACEYELTALSNVFYDIERFGIKFVASPKHADALTISGPITRNMYKPLLDAIQNTPNPKVIIAIGDCSIDGGLFKGAYGIMGGLKDINIEPHILIRGCPPHPRDIISGILKGFD; the protein is encoded by the coding sequence ATGCTTAATATACTTAAAAGCTTTTTAAAAGAAGGTATCAAAACAGAAGACATAACCCCTTATAACGAACAAAACATCGTCATCTATAAAAAACTTCCAAAACACTTAAAAGGTAGTCTAAACATAAGACATGTGGACTGTGGGTCTTGCAACGCCTGTGAGTATGAGCTTACAGCTTTATCAAACGTATTTTACGATATAGAGCGCTTTGGTATAAAATTTGTAGCCTCGCCAAAACACGCAGACGCTCTAACCATATCAGGCCCCATCACAAGAAACATGTACAAACCACTTTTAGATGCCATCCAAAACACCCCAAACCCAAAAGTTATAATAGCTATAGGCGATTGCTCCATAGATGGCGGTCTTTTCAAAGGCGCTTATGGAATAATGGGCGGTCTAAAAGACATAAACATAGAACCTCACATCCTCATAAGAGGCTGTCCCCCACATCCAAGAGATATAATATCAGGTATATTGAAGGGATTTGACTAA